In Verrucomicrobiota bacterium, the genomic window AGCCTGGGTGACGCCGTGCGTTCCTATTTCTTCAACTCCCAGCTCCTGACCCTGCCTGATGGCGCGATGCTGCTGCTGGCGCCGGAAGAGTGCCGGGCCGTTCCGCCGGTCGCAGAGGTCATCGGGGCGTTGATCGCCGACCCGGAATGCCCGATCAACCAGGTGCAATTCGTTAACTTGCGAGAGAGTATGCGAAACGGCGGTGGGCCCGCTTGCCTGCGGAATCGTGTGGTGCTGTCCGACGTTGAACGGGCCGGCCTGTCAGGGCGGGTCTTGTTCGACCAGGGATTGGATGCGGCTCTAACGTCATGGATTAAAAAACGTTATCGGATCGCGTTATCCTGGGACGACCTGCGCGACCCGCAATTCCCGGGCGAAATTGAGACGGCCCTGGACGAACTTACGCAGATCCTCCAATTAGGGTCGATTTACCCGTTTCAACAAACGGGGGAATGGGCATGACCGCACTCGCTTACCTCCAGAGCCAGCGTGAACGGATGATTGAATGCGCCTGCCGATGGTCAAGTCAGAACTCGGGCAGCCGGAACCTGGCGGGTTTGACCGTTCTCAGTGAGATGATCCTGGACGCCTTTGCCGAATTACTCAAACCCGCTTTCTCCGGGAAACGGTGGCTGGCGGCAACCGGCGAAACCCGCACGCCGATGCTCGTCCTGCAAAAACGCCCGGAAGCACCCCGGCAGGTCTTCCTGTTCGGCCACCTCGACACGGTCTTCGGGCCGGAACACCCGTTTCAGACGGTTACCCCGCTGGGGGAAGACCGGATTCAGGGACCGGGTTTATGCGATATGAAAGGCGGTCTGGTCGTCATGCTGCATGGCCTCGCGGCGTATGAACGTTTCGTCGAACCGAAACGGATCGGGTGGACGGTAGCCATCAACGCGGATGAAGAGCTCGGCTCACCTGCTTCTTCCGGCGAACTGCTGGAAGCCGCCCGTAACCACCATTTCGCGTTCGGCTTCGAACCGGCGCTTGCCTCCGGCGCGCTGGCTTCTCAACGCCGCGGTTCGGGGACCTTCCTTCTCCGGTTCCGCGGGCGCGCCGCCCATAGCGGCCGCAACCCGCGGGATGGCCGGAATGCCCTGGTGCCGCTGGCCCGTTTCGTGTTGCACTGCGAAGAGTTGAACGCGAAACGCGACACCATTTTTCTCAACCCTGCGGAAGTTACCGGGGGAATCGCCACCAACATGGTGCCCGATCTGGCAACGTGCCGCATCAATGTGCGGACGTCATCGGCCGACGATGAGCGCTGGGTGCATGACGCGCTTCACGCTTTTATCGCCTCCATCCACAACGCGTCCGATTACCGGGTAGAACTTGAAGGACGGTTTACCGCCCCGCCGAAAGCCTTGACTCCCGAGACCCTGAACCTAATCGAGCTCGCCCGGCAGGCCGGCCATGAACTCGGGATCGAGATCAGCGCGGAGCCGACGGGAGGCACTTGTGACGGTAACCGCCTGGCCGCCGCAGGCGTTCCTAACCTCGACAACCTGGGTGTGCGCGGCGGTAACCTGCACAGCGCCGAAGAGTTTATCTATGCCGCCAGCCTGCCGGAAAGAGCGCAACTCCTTTTTATCATGTTGCGCCGGATCAACGATACCGGAGGTACAGCGATCCACCAATAAGATGATAATCCGCCGCGCGGGCTCAAAGAATGCCCGCACCCTACCCGGCAGTTCTTCACTTGCGGGATTTATTCTACGCCGGCCACGGCGGGCAGATGATACTCGTTTTTAAGCTGGTTCAGCAGCATTGAGGGTCCGAGGGTCAGATGGTACTTTACCGGCATGCCCTCCGCGGACCTGGAACGCATCGCCGAGGAACTTAACGGGATGTTGCGCGCCGAGTCCGAGCGGCGGCAACGCTTCCGCGAGTCCCTGCAACCGGAGGACAAAGCCGAGTTCATCAACGGCGTGGCCGTATTCCATTCCCCCGCGACGCTGCGCCATACCATCGGCCGCCAAAACCTCACGGTTATTCTGAGAAGCTGGATTATTCCCCGGCGGCTTGGAACCGTGCTCGATGAGAAGGCGCTTTGCGCTTTCCAGCGAAACGACTACGAACCCGACATCGCCTGCTTCAGCGCCGAGCAATCCGCGCAGTTCAGCCCGGACCAAAGACTTTTTCCGGTGCCGGCTCTCATTGTGGAGGTGCTCTCGCCCTCGACGGAGGCCAACGACCGGGGCGTCAAATTTGATGATTACGCCCGCAGCGGCGTGCGCGAGTACTGGTTGGTGGACCCGCGTGCCGAAACCGTCGAAATCCATGCGGGAGCCAACGGCGCGTTCGAACGGGTGGAATCGGGCGAGACCGGGCGATTGCGGTCACGCTTCCTGGAAGGTTTAGGGGTTGACCTTCGTGCAGCCTTCAACCCCGAATCCGCGTTACGGGAGGCCGCCCGCTTTTCTTTATAGGAAAGCGCGCAGCCAGCTTGTCATCACGACCTCGCGGAGTTCGCGCTCGATCTGGTCGCCATACTCATAGCGATAGGGGAGCGCAAGCAGTCGCTCGATCGTCGTTTGCTCAAATTGCGACTCGATTCCTTGGTTTGGCATCGCGCGAT contains:
- a CDS encoding hydrolase; amino-acid sequence: MTALAYLQSQRERMIECACRWSSQNSGSRNLAGLTVLSEMILDAFAELLKPAFSGKRWLAATGETRTPMLVLQKRPEAPRQVFLFGHLDTVFGPEHPFQTVTPLGEDRIQGPGLCDMKGGLVVMLHGLAAYERFVEPKRIGWTVAINADEELGSPASSGELLEAARNHHFAFGFEPALASGALASQRRGSGTFLLRFRGRAAHSGRNPRDGRNALVPLARFVLHCEELNAKRDTIFLNPAEVTGGIATNMVPDLATCRINVRTSSADDERWVHDALHAFIASIHNASDYRVELEGRFTAPPKALTPETLNLIELARQAGHELGIEISAEPTGGTCDGNRLAAAGVPNLDNLGVRGGNLHSAEEFIYAASLPERAQLLFIMLRRINDTGGTAIHQ
- a CDS encoding Uma2 family endonuclease — protein: MPSADLERIAEELNGMLRAESERRQRFRESLQPEDKAEFINGVAVFHSPATLRHTIGRQNLTVILRSWIIPRRLGTVLDEKALCAFQRNDYEPDIACFSAEQSAQFSPDQRLFPVPALIVEVLSPSTEANDRGVKFDDYARSGVREYWLVDPRAETVEIHAGANGAFERVESGETGRLRSRFLEGLGVDLRAAFNPESALREAARFSL